The following DNA comes from Strix uralensis isolate ZFMK-TIS-50842 chromosome 28, bStrUra1, whole genome shotgun sequence.
GGGGGCGGGTGAAGGTGCTGCTGACCCGCCTGACCCGCCGCTCGCTGCGGGGGGGCCGCTGCAGGTAGGGCcggacctgggggggggggatgtcccCGTCCTGCCACCGCCGCTCCTGGATGGAGGAACCGATGGATGAACTGCGCTGCGCCTATCGCATCACACCCCACCGCCTGACCTCACGCTCACCCGGGGCCGGTCCCCAGCCcgacaccccccccacaccccccttcacccctcttttttcttttttctccaaaataaagcCTTTTCACTGCCAAAGCGTTGGCTCTTTCCAAGGTGATGGGCCGTTGCGCGGTGACGTCACTCTCTCCAACCCGGCGTGACGTCACACGAGGACGCGTCACAGCCGCATCACTTCCGACGGCTTTTCCGCCCCTTTTGTCCGCCCGGTCCCGCGGCACCGTTAAGCAGCTGATTTTTtacccccctcacccccctccccggccccctcCCAGGTCAGCCCCGGGGCAGGACGGCAGGGGGGCTCCTGCTACGTCGTGGGGGGGGCTAAagcttgtgtgtgtgttgtgtttcCCCCCCCCCTAAAGAGGTCCCTGCTGAGCCCCCTGCTCCCCGCTGAGCTGCTGCCGcaggtgggtggggagggggtgctgggggggggatcCCTGCtggggatggggttgggggggagggaTGCTCTCGGTCGCATCGCAGCTGGGGGACACGGCAGCCTTCCTCAGGGTGCTCAGCAACCCGCGGGAGTgttgggtggtgggtttttttttggaggggaggggacAAAATACACGAGGAGTTGAGGGGGGGGCTAGGGGGGTCGATGCTCCGCCGCAGTGTTTCGGTGCTGACGGAGCCCCTCACCGTGTCGTCGGGGCTGCGTGGCGAAGGGCTGGGTACCGCAGGCGGGAAGATGCTGATGAAAGCTGCGGCCAGGTGCTCTCCAACCAGGTACCCCGTTatccctccatcccccctccttcccagcaaTTTCCTACTGTGATTTcttgtttttgttgtgttttttttcccccccccccccttcccagcaACGTACCCCAAGATCCCCGGCCCTGCTCCTGCGCCAGAGCATCCTCAGAGCTCGCCCGGAGCCTCCTGCATCCCGCTGCTCCTTCCCTGGAAACGTGGGGGACTCTGGGCACTgcaagggggggcgggggggggattagggggtccctggggtgggcTGGCGTGGCGAGGTGATGCTGAAGGTGCTGAAGTTTTCTGGAGCAGACTCCTTGGGTGTCTGACGATCCttgtttccccctcccccagtAGCAAACCTCTTCCTGTCACCCCCCTCCGCTTACCTGAGACGGGACGTGTCCCTGCTGTGGGgtgggcacagggcagccccctcccctcctgccccgcaCCACCGGCGCCTTCTGGAGCGTGAAACACTCACCAGGGCCAGACCTTAAGACGTGGGGCCCTTCCCTACGGGGTGCTCTGGCCACGTcgttatttttttggggggataTTTGTGGTCAGAGAGGATCTCTGGTTTCTCTAAGTCTTGGGGGGCCCCCTCGGGGTGGTTCTCTGCCTCCAGGCCCTTCTGCAATGCCGGGGAGATGCTACGGCAgcgcccggctccccccggccggTGGTACCCCAGCTGCATCCTGACCCCGAGGAGGATGCTGGGGCCGCTCCGGATGATGCTGGTTCTGCTTTCAGGGCCAAGGTGAAGAGGAGGGAGGTCTGCTCTGGCCCCGGCGATGGCCCCGGTGCTGCCGGATCACCGGGAGCCAGGGAAAGCTCCTGACCACCCAACAAAGAAAATCGAGGTGTGAACCCCGGCGTGTGCGGGACTTGGCAAGTTAATTCACCCGGTTTTGGGGGGAAGCCCTTAGGTTTGGTGTTACGCCGTCACCTGTGTTTACTGGGCTGGCTGTGGGATGGCGTCTGCACAACCTGGCTGTGTCCCCTGGGGTCTTGTCCCCAAGGGGGACGGGGGatttgggggaggaagggggacagCCGGGATGCCACGACACGGCCGGGCTCACCGCCCGTCTCTGCCCAGTCCCTGCGGGGAGGAAAGAGGCTGAAGCTGTTCTCATCGGCGGGGAACGGTGCCCGTCACGGGATGGCCCCACCCTGACGCTGCTCCTGCGTGGCCCAGGCGGGGCTGGACCCCAGCCCGAAGTGGTGCCACTGGCTCACGCGTCTCTGAGCGGGGACATCCCTCCCCGCTGCCTTGTGGGGGTCCGAGCGCTGACAGGAATCGCGGCTGAGCTTGCAGCGCATCGTAGAGTTAATTCTTCCCTTTCTGCGAGCTCTCCCTATTAACTGGGATCTGGTGGGTGGTGCGAGAAATCGGTAATTATCCACTTTTACTATTTCAGACGGAGTCGTCCTCTCCAGCCCGGTGTGGAGCTGCCGCCGGGCAGACCCGGCCCTGGCAAAGGGCTCCTTGTTCTGAAGCAAGTTCCCGGCCAAGAGCGGAGTTTGCACGACCAGGAACGCTTGGGtttggtgtgtgtttgttgtttttttggttttttttttttttcggggtGTGAAATCTCTTGAGCACAGGGACGGCAGGAGGAGCTGAGAGCACAGAGCAGGAGCGGGATGCactggagggaggagaggcaggttGCTGGGGGGTCGGTggcaggggagggctggcagcCCCGCGCAGGGTGACCCAGCGATGCGGATGAACGCGGGACAAGGTGGATTCTGGAGAGCCCAGGAGGGGGGTTTAATCCAGCCACAGCAGGCAGCGAGGAGCGTGGCAACTCCAAGCCACGGAGCGGCCAGCCAACAGGCAGCACGTGGCTGCTGCCCAGCCGGGGCACTGCAGCCCACCCCGTGGGGTTGCCACGGGCCTCTGCCCACCCAGGAGCCAGCGTGGGGTCTGCCGGGGCTCAGCTCCCCACGCATCGCCCGTGGAAAAGCGTGGCCCTCGCTGGGGCGCATGGGCTGGGCTCCTCGCCTGGCAGTTGTTATATATAGCATCCCTGCTCCGGGTAACCGTGGCaactgattttattttgcttaaaccTGGCCCGGCATGTGATGCGGTTGGGAAGGAACAGCTGAGGGGGGATGAAGTTCTccctggtgggtgctgggggaggaggttTGGCTCAGGCCCAGCGGCGACTTGTccaggagcggggctgggcaggggatgCTCTTGGGCTGAGGCCTCGCTCCGTGTCCCTGCAAATGGCCTCGCTGGGGACAGTCACCAGCCTTTCTGTGACCTGTCAGGGCTCTGGTCCTGTCCCCGTCACTCCTGTGAAGGTTTTATGGGGATCCAGCTCCCCGCTTTGTGCTGGGCTTCCTGGGGCACACCACCCCCCCCGTTCCCTGCCGTGCTGCAGGGGCCAGTTTGCCGAATTCAGGGACCGGTGGGAGGTggggtgatattttttttttttcctgctgggtGCCTGGGCAGGACTCCCCGGAGGAGTGGGAAGCCTCGTGCCAGCCCAAGGCTAAGAAGGGACCCTCGCTGCCTCCGTTGCTGGAGGAGAAGCCGTGCGGGGCCGAGCACGGCGATGCCGGGTGTCGTGTCAACTCACGTGTCCCAAAAGGCGGTTTCATTCCTGTAGGTGCCTCCTGTTTTCGGGAGAAATCAAGGTCATGCTCTGGGTGACAGCTcccagcaccttccccttcccgcTCCCACCTAACCAGGGTGGTTTTTAGCAGGAGATGGAGGCCCCCCGAGCAGCACGTGGTTGCCACGGGACCACCGAGCTACTGCTGGAGCCTGAACCCGCCGGGGAACTGGCCCATCCCCACCCGGCCAGGCAGGACGGGCAGGCTGCCTGCTCCACCATCTCTCTCTTCACCCTGCTGCAGCGCAGGAGGCGGTGGGAGCAGCTCTCCTCTGAGGGAAGCTTGGCACAGCACGGGCAGGCACATCCCCggtgcccccctccctccccgctggTGATCCTCCAGGAGATGCTGCAGCAGGATTTTGGTGACAAGCGCTACACGGCGCTGCTGGACTTGCTGAAGAAAAAGCCGCTGGAGATCAAGGAACTTGGAGCTAAGAAAGCGCTGCCGAAatggaggaggaggctgagcagaCGTAGGTACGTAGCCAGGGGGGAACCCCGTGTCCCTGGTGCAATCCCTCTTGTCGTGGGGACAGGCTGCGCGCCGCTCCGGTCTTTTGGGGAGCTTGGCCTCTCCCACCCTACCACACGTCTGGGTTTCAGCCCACGGCTCCGGACCCAAGCGCTGTCCTTCGATTTGGGATTTCTGTGGCTACCGAAGGGAAGAGGCAGAGGGACGGATCCTGCGCTGGGGGACGAGTTGTTCTTGCTCTGGGAAACCTCCCTCTGGTGCCTCCTGGCCTGGCCCACGTCTCCCACGTCACGGGGCTCGACCTGGGGAAGCTGCTGGAGAAAGGAGAGCAGCCAGGGCTCCCTGGAGAGCAAAACCCCCACGCTGGAGGTCAAGCTGGGTAAGTGGGGGCGAGATGTGCTGGGACATGGCGTGTTGTCTTTGCGAGCCCCCCCCGCTCACCCCCTCTCCTCTCTTCTAGACTAATGACTGCTTTGAGGAACCAGCGTCCACCAGATCGCTACCAGGAGAGAGCAAAGTCCCTGCCTGCCTGGATGTCACACAGGGGGGTCGTGGATGGCAGCAAGGTCCCCGTGAGCCCTTTCTGTCCTGGCCCTCTCCCTGCGGAGCTGGAGCTGGGCTTgagctgggctgcaggtggctccCACCCTGGgtgtgcagagccagggcagctgtCGGGGTTTGCTCTGACCCCTGGTTTGTATTTAATGGGAACACCTTAAATACAAAATCTTGTGTGTATTGGAGACAGGGCACGGGCTATCTCAGTGCTCTGAGCTGGACCCACAATTTGGGGCCAGACTGGCTTATTTAGGAGGGAGGGATGCAAACAGGGGGGCTGGTGCCAGCTCcaggccctgccagccccatcccaggacatggagggcagcagtgagaactcctgcagcccccccataTGCTGAAAGGCACCAGCTCAGGCTCCAATTCACTATATTCAACTGTAAAATTTTTTTGGTGCTTTGTTGAGGCCGTTTCCTTTCTGTGTCTCTTCAAcccctcttttctccttcccacccccctccAGCCCTTTAATACCTTTCTTAAAATTACACCTCCAACCCAACAGCCttctcctggggctggggggctcggACCCCGTGGGTCCCCCCGGCGTGGTAGTGGCTGGCAGATGGCAGCAGAGGGCGGCAGCAGCCCGGCCTTGGCACCGTGTCCCTCCCCCGGCGACACAGACCCGGCCCTGCTCTGCCAAAAACTTTATTGGAGAAGAGCAGCGGAGCCCCTGTACCCCAATTCGAGCTGGAGAGCTCCCCCACACCCCCTCGGTTTTCCCTGGGGTTGCATTTCCCTTTTGCATCCccccctgccttcctctgggctTCCCCTATAGCCCTCGGGGGGGCACCCACGCACCCATGGCTGTGCAGATgtgcaccccctgcacccccccccagctgtggggcagaggcaCTTTGCATTGTTCCTGCTTAAAATGGGGCAGATTCAGAGCTTGGCATCACTTGATGCTCGCCGGGGGAAGCACAGCCCTTTCACCGCTCTCTGATGCTTCAAAAAATGGAATTTGAAGGCTTTTACCCTCCCCCTGGGGGGGCTACTGAGCTTCTAAGGCACAAAATGAGCAGCTGCTGGAGTGGCCCCGTCCTCCTGCTAGAAAATCAAGGAGTCTGGGCCCGATCTGGACCTGGAAGGGGGTGCGGGGAGGGTCGAGGTGTGCTGGGCATGGAGCGaagggctggcagcacccagccccctCCCCATTTTCAGCTGCAGAGTGGCCAATTCCCTACAAACCCCTGTTTAGGGcaaagcctggctgctggggGGGCAGAGCCAATCCAGAAAATGGTTGGATAGAACAGGGGGGGCCctgctgtgccccccacccctgccctaGGCAATACCTTGTCCTGGCAGGAGGGCAGAGCCATGGGGCAAAGAGAGCAGCCAGCGGTTAAAGCCCCCACGTCCAtccctgggagggaggagatggggagcagcctgaaggggtgggggggggatccCCATCACCACCATCCCGCCACGGTGCTCAGTCGTCGGCCACGATGGACAAAGCCCGCAGCTCGCTCAGCTTGGCGTCGTTCTCCCGCTCCCGCTGCTCGTCGCTTAAGCCGGGCCGGTCGATTTGCGCCGTCAGGTCGCCGAAGATCTTGTGCATCTCCGTGTAGTAGACAACCTGTTGTAAAAGGGGGGAGAAATGGGGGTGAGGAGGGGCTGAGAGGAGGGGgggtctccttccccaccccaccgTCAGAGCCAAGAGGTGCGGCACTGCCCCAGCCAGCCCCTCGCCTCagcatttctgtttctaaaatagCTTCCTCCCATGTGTTAATACCACCCCCTTAGATTATTACAACTCAACACATTTTAATAACACGCTGCCCTTCTCTGCTCGCTTCCCATCTGGGGAGCTGCGTGCACGGGGCTGCCgccggcccccagccccaccgaGCAGccgccagcccctgcctctcgccGGTGGCACCGGCACCGGGACGAGCCACTGGCCCACGTTGCCCAACTCTCCGAGgggtctctgctcccctgggcaggggttACGGCGAGCGCGGTGAGCGGTGCCTGGCAGCGCCACTACCCTGCGTGAAGCAGGGGGAGGGGTGTTTTAATAATGTGCTAATTAGCATCGCCAATTAACTCCGGCAGCGAGCAGCGCTTCCCGGAGTGGGAGCCAGTGGGTCAGTGCAGGCAGATGGCACCGGGCTGCCTGCTCGGGCGCGGGCCTTCGCCGAAGGAGAGCCGCGGTGCCCGGCGGGTGCTGGCAGCAACTCCTGCCTGCGGCAGCACCCGGCGCAGCGGGCAGGGGGGTCAGAATCAGGCCCCCCACCCCGGCTCAGGTGCTGCTGTGCCTCACGGGAGGAGGGCGATGGGGGTGCCTGAGCTGGGCATCCCCCTAGTTCtggtggggaggggcggggaagCGCTGCCCCCTGCGTCAGACGATGCCAGCGTTGCCCCCATTTCACAGAGGGGCACAGGCGAGGCTCCGGGAGCACCCAGCATCTCCAGCAGCGCCGGTGCGGAGACACGCACAGTCTCCATGGAGACCGGCTCCCCTAATCTTGCTCAAAATGATGCTTATTTTGGGCAGGGCcgaggggagatgctggggaccCACACGCCtttgccagctgcctgcagcctcccccctgtccccaccctCCTCAGGTCCATACCGGGGTGCAGCGGGGGCTGCTCTGGGCCCGGGTCTCCCCACGCAGTGGGCGCCGGGTGATTCAGCATCAATGCTCATTTACACAGTGACTAACGAACCCCGCGCCGCGGCAGGGCCGTGCAGGCAAGACCCCTACCCCCACCTCACCAAACCACAGCCCCCACAGCCaggccaccccacacccccctccccacccaagCAAGAAGACGCTGCCCTGAGCCAAACGTGTCAAAAAACACCCGCCGGCACCGTAATCCCTCGGCAACGCCGCGGGTGAGCGCGGACCCCCGGCGCTGGTGCAGCCCCCCGTGTCCCTCGTCCCCAGCCCGGCGTCAGATGGGCTCGGTTCAGTCACATATGGCCAAGTGGCGCTGCCAATTCCGGCACAGAAAAGGCACCGGCACGATGAAACGAATCTCCCCGGGACGACAAGGCCGGAGGCAGCTGCGTGCAGCCGGGGGAgctgcgtgtgtgtccccccccccacaccccccaccacCTCGAGCCCCGGGCACACCAGCATCCGCAGCGGCGTCTCCTCCATATTGAACCGGCGACACAGAGCAAATATTTTGGTGGCTGCCCCCACCGCTGCCCACGTGCCACAGCCATCGAGCCCTTCCTGGGGGACACAGCGGGTCCCCACGGCCCAGTGGCTCTCCTTGGGGATGCTCTTCTCCCCCAGTAGGACCCAGTGCCTAACCAGTAAGCAGTCACCCAGGACGCTGCCAGCTGAGCCTCCTGGGCTTGATCAACGCGCTCCCACAGACTCTTTTCTCCCATTGAAATACGGGTGAAAACCCTCCTTGCTTCTacggggagggggctgcacccCGGCCCGATGCCCCCCCCGTGGCACCGCAGGCAGCTCGTCCCGGCGTCGCTGTACCTGCTGCCGGCAGCTCAGTACTTTTCCAGCTATGGATACCATATGCTCCGTCCCCATCCCATCAAATCCCATCTCCAACTCGCCTTTGAGACCGAGCCAACGGCCCCGAGTCCACCTGTCTTGAACTAATTCTGTTTCGGGACACCGTGTTCTCCTGATTTTCTATAGATCGTGTTTACAATGCCACAGCCGGGCAGCGGCAGTTTGTGTTTATGTCAGCCCTACACAAAACAAAAGCCCGGGGTCGCTGCCAGGGCCGGACTACAGACGCTCACCCCAACCCACGGCGCTGCCCCACGGCCAGTCCTGCCTCGTAAGCCCCatctttttccccatttcattaaaaaaaacagagcagtatCATGTTTTCTAGCTGAAAAATAAAGCGCAAGGCGGGAAGGAAGTGTTGTTCACGCGCTCGCACCAGTGACGGGGCTCCAAATCTCCCCCTTTCATCTTCATGTGGCCACTTCAAAGTCCTCAGCCAGGGAAATATTTGCCTCCGTTGGCTTGGCCCAGGCACGTGGGTGGACAGAAGTATTTGGTGTTGAATGTTACAGCCCCTGCGAGCTCGGGGCATGTCACGCTGTCAGGAGACACCCGGCACCGGGGCCGGCGGCCAAGCTGTGCCATGGGAACGCAGCCGCCCGCCGAGAAGGTCTTGGAGGGTCTCGTTGGGTCAAAGCCACGAAGCTGCTGCTTTGGAGCTGGCTTGAAGCGGGGTCCTTCCCTTTGCCATGGCACGGCTCGTTCCCAGCGTTCGTAGCTCATCGTCACGCTGGCTGGTGCCACTTGTCACACACTTGTCTCGCTTTAACCCCTCCCGCTTTCTCCaggggccaaaaaaaaaaaaatttttaaaaaagggagaaCTACACAGTTTTACAGCCGGGGCCGCCTTCGAGTGGCGGGTTTGACCTGGGGACAAGCACCCCCAGAGTCACAGCCCCCCAGCCTCCATGTCCCCGCCCGCCCCTTTCCTTGAGGGATGCGCGCTCGAGCCCCACGGGCCACCCATCGCTCCTGGAGGTACCCGGCGAAGAGGCTGAAAATAGAAATTCCAAGTAACATGACCCCTAAACGACGCTAAATAAGCTCAATGAGGcatggagggagagagagagaacccGGGAAGCAACAGTGGTGGGATGACCAGGGCTGGCCCTTGGTGTTCACGTGCCTCCCGCCGCCGGCTCACACCTGGGATGTtgggatggggctggggatgCTCCTGGCATCACCACGGCAGCCCCCCGGCTGCCCTCACCCCTGCAGGTGAGCAGCCGCTGCGGTGAGTCAGGGCTCCTGGGTGCTATTCCTGGCTCGCCCCTGACTCATTAAGtcaccttgggcaagtcacttcccttttcttttttatttcagccacctGCGATGGGGGAAACACTGCGTGGGGGcgaggggggacacacacagcctGAGCCCAGCCTCGGCACAAACGAGTCATTAGGGGAGTGCCGAGCGCTCCTCCCGGCAGCGGAGATGCGTCGTGCTGGTGAATCCCTCCCCGAGGAGGGAAGGATGCAGCCAGTGTTGGGGAAGAGGGATGCAGCTCCCATCGAGGTCGTCAGGGAGGGTGGGATGTGACCTCCTTTAGCATCCATCTGGGACCGGCTTTAGTCCAGCCTAAGGGAGATGCATCAGCTTTGTTAGGGCGCTGCCTCTTGGGTATTAAAATCGGGATTTTGCTCGCCTTTCCCAACAAAGATCCTCACCTGAAGAGAGGCAGGGCAGACGGCCAAGAAACAAAATAGAGGAGCCCAAGGAAAAATAGAGGATTCCCAAGGAAAAATAGAGGATTGCCAAGGAAAAATAGAGGATTCCCAAGGAATAATAGAGGATTGCCAAGGAAGAAGAGGGTATGAACGGCGAGTCTTGCAAACAGCCCCGGCAGCAGCGCCCTGCCACTCCCCGCTCGCATCTCCCGGTGCCCCGAGCACATCGGTCCCCCCCGAGCTGCCACCCGCTCGCCCCAAGCTCCCGGCGAGCCGAGGCAGGAGCCAGCTGGCAACCGGGAGCCAGCAGGAGCCAAGCGAGGGCCACGGTGGCCAAGGACAGAGGGGCAAAGCCACTCTCTCTAAGGAAACTGCCGTTGGATCACAAACACCCAGACACAGCAGGCGGCATTCGGGTTTCAAGGTCTCATCCAAACGACCCACCCACAGCGAGCGGCCAGAGAGGGTTTGCAGGGGGAAGGGCCGGCGAGACTTTGCGGTGGCTCCAGGGAGTCTGGTTATTTCGGCTGCGATGGCTGGAACAGGGAGCCCCGCGCGCCCGATTGCTAAGGGAACAGCAAGaacagcatccccagcacccacccaggcGGCGGCAGGGTGCATCGGCACCATCTGGTAGGTGAATCAGCCTGCAGACAACTTGCTGGCAGCTCTGCGgagagggccccccccccccaagtcgGAGGTGAGACGAAACACGTGCTCTTTGCACCACCCCGCCGCACCTGTGTCACCGCAGCAGCTCCCTTCCAAAAAAAATACCGTAGGAAAGCGCCCACGCCAGGAGCAGCGCGTGGTTTCGCCCACCTCCTGGCGCTGGACCACCCCGTGATCCGGGGCACGACGGACGCCCGAGATGCCAGAAGTTCAAAGCTAGATTAGATCCCGATAATGTTCCTCTCCAGCCTAAAGAAAAGggtgagaggagaaggaagatggAGGAGGAGCGGCAGCAAGTCGCAGAAGGAAGCTGGAGGATGGAAATTAAAGCAGGCTGCGGTTTATTTAGGCCACCCCTTCCTGCAAATCCTTGGTGTGGAGATTACACAGCAGCCGCCTCTATCTCTGCCAGCACACCCCGGTTCTGGTTACCAAGAGCCAGAAGAGACCCTTAGGATGAGCCCTGAGCATCTCATCACCTCAAACAAGATCCAACCCTGAGCTCAGGACTACAAACGCAAAGAGATGACGTACCCAGGTGGATAAAGCCGTCGAACACCAGCGGCTGATGTATAACCAGGGCTTGAACTGCCTTACGTCGTGGGACAGGACATCACACGTGTCCCAGGAGCGTCCCTGACACGAGGCAGATCCATATAAACCAGAGAAAACTCACCTCTGGGTGTTTTTTCCAGCGGGCAGCCAGCACCGCATCACCGCAGGTACCGGCAGATGCCAACCTGCTCCTCTGCCAGGACAAGGTCCAATGGTGACCTGCCACCGCAGCTCCCTGTGGCCTCACACCACTCGGTAATTaaattgctggagggcagaggatTGCTGTGTGCTACCCCTGCGTTACACCCAGCTCCAGAAGGTTCCTTGCTCTAAGAGCAGTTTGTCCCCCCAGGCGCCCTGCAGTGAGGACACCCACCAAAGGGACATGTGGCAGTGCCTGGCAGGAAGGGGACAGCGTCTCACCTGCGCCCGCACCAGCGACTCGAAGCTGGGTTTGAAGTAATCGATGCGGCTGCTATAAAACTTGGGCATTTCCTCCAGGAGCTGCTTGTTTTTGGCTTCAAAGTCCTCCTTCACTGGCCTCAGCTCTTCACGGGcctgggaaaggagagaggatgggGAGTGAGATGTCTGGGAAAATGTCCTTCCGCTGGGCAGGCCTGCACAGAGGACACCCCAGGCCAGCAGACTGCTCTGCTTTGACCCAGGGGCAACGAGCAACTGGCTAACGGAGCCTGGTGGGACCGACTGACCAGCTAAAGGAGACTGGTGTGATCCATATGACCATCCAATGCAGCCTGGTGGGACCAACTGACCAGGTAAAGGAGCCTGGTGGGACCCATAAGACCATCCAATGGAGCCTGGTGGGACAAATGACCAGGTAAAGGAGCCTGGTGGGACCCATACAACCATCCAGTGGAGCCTGGTGGGACAAATGACCAGCTAAAGGAACCTGGTGGGACCCATAAGACCATCCAATAGGGCCTGGTGGGACA
Coding sequences within:
- the LOC141935674 gene encoding uncharacterized protein LOC141935674, with translation MLSVASQLGDTAAFLRVLSNPRECWVVGFFLEGRGQNTRGVEGGARGVDAPPQCFGADGAPHRVVGAAWRRAGYRRREDADESCGQVLSNQGQGEEEGGLLWPRRWPRCCRITGSQGKLLTTQQRKSRRSRPLQPGVELPPGRPGPGKGLLVLKQVPGQERSLHDQERLGLRRRRWEQLSSEGSLAQHGQAHPRCPPPSPLVILQEMLQQDFGDKRYTALLDLLKKKPLEIKELGAKKALPKWRRRLSRRSPRLRTQALSFDLGFLWLPKGRGRGTDPALGDELFLLWETSLWCLLAWPTSPTSRGSTWGSCWRKESSQGSLESKTPTLEVKLD